In Brachyhypopomus gauderio isolate BG-103 unplaced genomic scaffold, BGAUD_0.2 sc34, whole genome shotgun sequence, the following are encoded in one genomic region:
- the LOC143485475 gene encoding uncharacterized protein LOC143485475 — translation MVQEGNSEGKLEVGQEGRRRKTRRVTGERLNKRESNALEKSSIPAGSTSERQRTTQQGNGPGSSPDTRLQCLTAELFVASRSCSQPVTRKKQLSIETRQSILVLRNEVYSMRDIAKKLKISYNGVYYSFQRRAQTGSNQSRRRSGRPRCTTEQEDKYIRVSSLRNRRLTGPQLAASLNSTRKTPVSTSTVKRRLRDAGLQGRVAKKKPYLANKRKSEKMLEECMTPSVKHGGGNVMVWGCFGAGKVRDLNKVKGILNKEVYHSILQHHGIPCGQCLIGANFILQQDNDPKHTSKLCTNYLEKKQAAGVLSAKSDAVKATKWFLADSTIRDREVF, via the exons ATGGTACAGGAAGGAAACAGcgaaggaaaacttgaggtaggccagGAAGGGCGCAGGAGAAAGACTCGAAGAGTAACAGGGGAAAGACTAAACAAACGAGAGAGTAACGCACTAGAGAAGAGCAGTATACCGGCTGGCAGTACGAGCGAGAGGCAacgaacaactcagca GGGGAACGGTCCTGGGTCCAGCCCTGACACACGgttgcagtgcctcactgctgagttgtttgttgcctcTCGCTCTTGCAGCCAGCCTGTTACCCG aaaaaaacaactttcaattgaaactcgacagtctattcttgttctgagaaatgaagtctattccatgcgagacattgccaagaaactgaagatttcctacaatggtgtgtactactcctttcagaggagagcacagacaggttctaaccagagtagaaggagaagtggaaggccccgctgcacaactgagcaagaagacaagtacattagagtctccagtttgagaaatcgacgcctcacaggtcctcaactggcagcttcattaaatagtacccgcaaaacgccagtgtcaacgtctacagtgaagaggcgactccgggatgcaggccttcagggcagagtggcaaagaaaaagccatatctggctaataaaagaaaaag tgaaaagatgctggaagagtgcatgacaccatctgtcaaacatggtggaggtaatgtgatggtctggggttgctttggtgctggtaaagtgagagatttgaacaaggtaaaagggattttgaataaggaagtctatcactccattttgcaacaccatggcataccctgtggacagtgcttgattggagccaatttcatcctgcaacaggacaatgacccaaagcacacctccaaattatgcacaaactatttagagaagaagcaggcagctggtgttttatcg GCTAAGAGTGATGCTGTCAAAGCCACTAAATGGTTCTTAGCTGACAGCACCATAAGGGACAGAGAAGTGTTTTAG